GACGACCACCGCGCTCGCCGAGCGGGCCCTCGCGGCCGGGGTCCGGCGGGACGGCATCCTGATCGATCCGACCCACGACTTCGGCAAGAACACGCTGCAGTCGCTAGAGCTGACCCGCCGCCTCGACGAGCTGGCCGCGACCGGCTGGCCGGTGCTGGTCGCGGTGTCCAACAAGGACTTCATCGGCGAAACGCTCGAGTTGCCGCCGGGGCAGCGCGGCAACGGGACCCTGGCCGCGTTGAGCGTGTCTGCGTGGCTCGGCGCGCGCGTGTTCCGCGTCCACGACGTGCCGGCCGCTCGGCAGGCGCTCGATTTCATCGCCGTACTGCGTGGCACCGCGCGGCCGGCCGGAACCCGAAGGAGCCTGGCCTGATGCGCCGACTCGAGGATCTGTCCGACGACGAGCTGATCGCGGCGTACCAGGTCGCCGATCGTTCCGAACCGCACCTGCGGGCGAACTTCGTCAGCAGTCTGGACGGCGCGGTCGAGATCGACGGCAAGTCGAAGGCGCTGACGAGCGAGTCGGACAGTCGCGTGTTCAGCGTGATCCGGCGGCTGGCGGATGTCGTGCTGGTCGGTGCCGGCACGATCCGCGACGAGGGCTACAACCCGCTCCGGCTGTCCAAGTCCGCCCGCGCCTGGCGGACCGCGGCCGGCCTGGCCGAGAACCCGACGCTCGCGATGGTGTCGTCACGGCTCGAACTGAGCCCGGTGAACCCGGTCTTCCAGTCCGCGGTGCGGCCGATCATCGTCACCCACGCCGCCTCGCCGCCGGACCGGCGCGCGGCGCTCGCGGAGGTCGCGGAAGTCCTGGTTCTCGGTGAAGCCGAGGTGGATCTGCGGGCGGCGGCCGACGAGTTCGCGGCGCGTGGGATGACCCAGATCCTGTCCGAGGGCGGGCCGCACCTGCTCGGTGCCTTGACCGACGCGGACCTGGTCCACGAGCTGTGTCTGGCGCTCGCGCCGCTCCTGGCCGGGCCGGGCGCGGGGCGGATCACGGCCGGCCTGCCGACCACGCTGACCCGGCGGATGCGTCTGGAGTCGGCGCTGGCGGCCGGGGACGACTACCTGTTCTTCCGCTACCTCAGGGAGGCCTGAGTGCCTGTTGTCGCCGCCGCGGTCTGTCCACATCCGCCGCTGATCGTGCCGGAGGTCGCGTCCGGCGCCGCTTCCGAGCTCGACGACCTCCGCGCGGCTTGCCTGGCCGCCATCGACGCGCTGGCGACGGCGTCCTCGATCCTGGTCGTCGGCTCCGGGTCCACCGGCGCGTACGACGCCACGGCCGGCGGATCGTTCGGTGCGTACGGCGCGCCCGGTGTGCGGGTCGGAGCAGGCCCCGCCGTACTGCCGTTGTCGCTTGCCGTCGGTGCCTGGCTGCTCGACCAGACCAAGGCCGCGCGGCTGCCGCGTACGTACCGGGCCGTGCCGAGTGACACTGCTCCGGCCGACTGCGTTGCGCTTGGCCAGGAGATTGCCGAGAGCAATGAACGGGTTGGTCTGCTGGTCATGGGTGACGGTTCGGCGCGGCGCAGTGAGCATTCGCCCG
The genomic region above belongs to Kribbella solani and contains:
- a CDS encoding pyrimidine reductase family protein, whose protein sequence is MRRLEDLSDDELIAAYQVADRSEPHLRANFVSSLDGAVEIDGKSKALTSESDSRVFSVIRRLADVVLVGAGTIRDEGYNPLRLSKSARAWRTAAGLAENPTLAMVSSRLELSPVNPVFQSAVRPIIVTHAASPPDRRAALAEVAEVLVLGEAEVDLRAAADEFAARGMTQILSEGGPHLLGALTDADLVHELCLALAPLLAGPGAGRITAGLPTTLTRRMRLESALAAGDDYLFFRYLREA
- a CDS encoding class III extradiol dioxygenase subunit B-like domain-containing protein, with amino-acid sequence MPVVAAAVCPHPPLIVPEVASGAASELDDLRAACLAAIDALATASSILVVGSGSTGAYDATAGGSFGAYGAPGVRVGAGPAVLPLSLAVGAWLLDQTKAARLPRTYRAVPSDTAPADCVALGQEIAESNERVGLLVMGDGSARRSEHSPVHLHPRAELFDTTVADALRRGDVAVLKALDPELATELQAAGRAPWQVLAGALGATTLSSGVTYEAAPYGVGYLVASFT